The Lacrimispora xylanolytica genome has a segment encoding these proteins:
- a CDS encoding ABC transporter permease produces MRKKDNMKHNNRSTRMDSVILVLKHDKAAVLSLILLGIIILFALIAPLLPVDPNATDVINRLKSPSFTHLFGTDEVGRDYFARVIYGGRVSLLVGFLAMLTSLTIGVAVGTISGFCGGIIDAILMRIVDVLHSIPWMILVTVVSIFLKPGLKSIILVIGLFTWMEIARLVRAETLSLKEREFVLYAKFSGVGVLTIILRHIIPAVFPTIIVSATTSMANAIMTESSLSFLGVGIQQPMSSWGSLLQDAQGTMQNNFFMALIPGLLIIITIFSFNKLGNLLRVYVEPKVMNDEKE; encoded by the coding sequence ATGAGAAAGAAAGATAATATGAAACATAACAACAGGTCCACTCGAATGGACAGCGTGATTCTTGTATTAAAGCATGATAAGGCAGCAGTACTCTCCTTGATTCTCTTAGGGATTATCATCCTGTTTGCCCTTATCGCCCCATTGCTTCCTGTAGATCCTAATGCAACGGACGTCATCAATCGGCTAAAATCTCCGTCCTTTACTCATCTGTTTGGTACCGATGAGGTGGGAAGAGATTATTTTGCAAGAGTCATCTATGGAGGCCGTGTCTCCCTGTTGGTTGGATTTTTAGCCATGCTCACAAGCCTTACCATCGGCGTTGCAGTAGGAACCATCTCCGGGTTCTGCGGTGGGATCATCGATGCCATACTGATGCGTATCGTAGACGTGCTTCACTCCATACCCTGGATGATTTTAGTAACGGTTGTCAGCATCTTTTTAAAGCCGGGACTTAAGTCCATCATACTTGTAATCGGACTCTTTACCTGGATGGAGATTGCAAGGCTGGTACGTGCGGAAACTCTTTCTTTAAAAGAGAGGGAATTTGTTCTATACGCCAAGTTTTCGGGAGTCGGTGTTTTAACTATTATTCTGCGCCATATTATCCCCGCAGTATTTCCTACCATCATCGTCTCAGCCACTACCAGCATGGCAAATGCCATTATGACAGAGTCTTCCTTAAGCTTTTTAGGGGTTGGAATCCAGCAGCCAATGTCCTCCTGGGGCAGTCTCCTTCAGGATGCCCAGGGAACCATGCAGAACAACTTTTTCATGGCCTTAATACCAGGGCTTTTAATCATAATAACGATTTTTAGCTTTAATAAGCTTGGAAATTTACTTCGTGTCTATGTGGAGCCTAAGGTCATGAACGATGAGAAAGAATAA
- a CDS encoding 5-deoxy-glucuronate isomerase: MSELFSYPEFDKDGIKVLCKAGDANNDMLMDIAVYELKNGEERTFAYSQNEMAVLLLTGEVTFSWEGKEESGTRTSLIEEGPYCLHVCKGMSVKVSAKADSQILVQCTENENIFESVFYRPSDCTNDIFGEGLWENKMKRTVRTIFDYSNAPYSNMVNGEVITHQGGWSSYTPHEHPQPEVYYYSYERPEGFGACFIGEEAFKIKDGSCAKIPGGKTHPQTTAPGFPMYYCWMIRHLPGNPWTTRVDDPRYNWIKDVK, from the coding sequence ATGAGCGAATTATTCAGCTACCCGGAATTTGACAAGGACGGAATTAAAGTCCTTTGCAAAGCCGGTGATGCGAACAATGATATGTTAATGGACATTGCTGTCTATGAATTAAAAAATGGAGAGGAACGTACCTTTGCCTATTCCCAGAATGAGATGGCAGTCCTTCTTCTTACGGGAGAAGTCACCTTTTCCTGGGAAGGGAAGGAAGAGAGCGGAACGCGTACCAGCCTCATTGAGGAAGGCCCTTACTGTCTTCATGTATGCAAGGGAATGTCAGTGAAGGTATCTGCAAAGGCTGACAGCCAGATTCTCGTTCAGTGCACGGAAAATGAGAACATCTTTGAAAGCGTGTTCTACCGCCCCAGTGACTGCACCAATGATATCTTTGGTGAGGGATTATGGGAAAATAAAATGAAGCGTACGGTCCGCACCATCTTTGACTACAGCAATGCTCCTTATTCCAATATGGTAAATGGAGAGGTAATTACCCATCAGGGCGGCTGGTCCAGCTACACCCCCCACGAGCATCCCCAGCCAGAGGTATATTACTATAGTTACGAACGGCCAGAGGGCTTTGGAGCCTGCTTTATCGGCGAAGAGGCATTTAAGATTAAGGACGGAAGCTGCGCGAAGATTCCAGGAGGAAAGACCCACCCCCAGACAACCGCACCCGGATTCCCCATGTATTACTGCTGGATGATCCGCCACCTTCCAGGGAATCCCTGGACAACCAGAGTAGACGATCCAAGATACAACTGGATCAAAGACGTAAAATAA
- a CDS encoding transporter substrate-binding domain-containing protein produces the protein MMKKMLSLALTLAMVASITACGSKPETTTTAAETTKAGETAKAGDGAAADVQKIIDRGTLKVGCKSDIPKFSLQNTATGEYEGFEDDIAYEIAGKIFGCTADEAKEKKLVAFQGVTAKTRGPLLENGEIDLVIATFTITDERKETYNFSTPYYTDAVGLLVNKDSGITSIEGLDGKVVGIAQSANTKEMTLKYIDEKGLKVKPQFQEFDGYPALAQALATKQIDCFSVDRAILSGYVNDKNHILEDRFAEQDYGVASAKENTGLAALVEEKVTSMISDGSMKKLQDKWELQ, from the coding sequence ATGATGAAAAAGATGTTATCACTTGCACTTACACTTGCTATGGTGGCTTCCATTACCGCCTGCGGTTCTAAACCGGAGACGACAACCACAGCCGCTGAGACTACAAAGGCAGGGGAGACTGCGAAAGCAGGAGACGGTGCAGCCGCTGACGTTCAGAAAATTATTGACCGGGGAACCTTAAAGGTTGGTTGTAAATCCGATATTCCTAAATTCAGCCTTCAAAATACTGCCACAGGTGAGTACGAAGGATTTGAAGATGATATTGCTTATGAGATTGCAGGAAAAATCTTCGGATGTACCGCTGACGAAGCAAAAGAGAAAAAACTGGTTGCGTTCCAGGGCGTTACCGCAAAAACAAGAGGACCTCTCTTAGAGAACGGGGAAATCGATCTTGTTATTGCTACTTTTACCATCACAGATGAGAGAAAAGAAACTTATAACTTCTCTACACCATACTATACCGATGCAGTTGGTCTTTTAGTTAATAAGGATTCCGGCATCACTTCCATCGAGGGTCTTGACGGTAAGGTTGTAGGAATTGCTCAGTCTGCAAATACAAAAGAGATGACTTTAAAGTATATCGACGAAAAGGGCTTAAAGGTAAAACCTCAGTTCCAGGAATTTGATGGTTACCCAGCACTTGCTCAGGCTCTGGCAACCAAGCAGATCGACTGCTTCTCCGTTGACCGTGCCATCTTATCCGGCTATGTAAATGATAAGAACCATATCTTAGAGGATCGTTTTGCTGAGCAGGATTACGGCGTTGCATCTGCAAAGGAAAACACAGGTCTTGCAGCATTAGTAGAAGAGAAAGTTACTTCCATGATTTCTGACGGCTCCATGAAGAAGCTTCAGGATAAATGGGAATTACAGTAA
- a CDS encoding ROK family protein, whose amino-acid sequence MRYYVGIDLGGTNIAAGLVGEDGTLLKQLSIPTNSGRSAREIVKDMADLAKEVADLGGISWDQIKAVGVGVPGTANRDTGIVEYANNLGFYDEPMVAMLEEELPGKAIRFDNDANAAAWGEYVAGSGKGSRSMLAVTLGTGVGGGIILDGKLFRGVNYAAGEFGHFVIDRNGIECNCGRRGCFENYASATALVAQTRQAMEKNPQSLLWELCGKNINQVEGRTLFDGVRQGDDTANQVLHQFIEYLGTGLVDLINIFQPELICIGGGISKAGELLLKPLQAMIDREDYAATSRNRTKIVVAKLNNDAGLIGAALLES is encoded by the coding sequence ATGAGATATTACGTTGGAATCGATCTTGGAGGAACCAATATCGCAGCAGGACTGGTAGGAGAAGACGGCACGTTATTAAAGCAGCTTTCCATCCCTACAAACAGCGGAAGAAGTGCCCGTGAAATCGTTAAGGATATGGCGGATCTTGCAAAGGAAGTGGCAGACCTTGGCGGGATATCATGGGATCAAATAAAAGCAGTTGGAGTTGGTGTGCCCGGAACCGCGAACCGGGACACTGGCATTGTGGAATATGCCAATAATCTTGGTTTTTACGATGAGCCAATGGTAGCCATGCTGGAGGAAGAGCTTCCGGGAAAGGCTATCCGGTTTGATAACGATGCCAATGCCGCTGCCTGGGGAGAATATGTGGCAGGCAGCGGAAAAGGCAGCAGATCCATGCTGGCAGTCACTCTGGGAACCGGTGTAGGCGGCGGAATCATACTGGACGGAAAGCTGTTTCGCGGCGTCAATTATGCGGCAGGAGAATTCGGACACTTTGTTATTGACCGGAACGGAATCGAGTGCAACTGCGGCAGACGGGGCTGCTTTGAGAATTATGCATCGGCCACAGCTCTGGTAGCACAGACAAGGCAAGCTATGGAAAAGAACCCTCAGTCCCTTTTGTGGGAGCTGTGCGGCAAGAACATCAATCAGGTAGAGGGAAGGACCTTGTTTGACGGAGTGAGGCAGGGAGATGATACCGCAAACCAGGTGCTTCATCAGTTCATTGAATACTTAGGCACTGGACTGGTAGACTTAATCAATATTTTTCAGCCGGAGCTTATCTGCATTGGCGGAGGAATCAGTAAGGCAGGTGAGCTTTTACTAAAGCCGCTCCAGGCGATGATTGACCGGGAGGATTATGCTGCCACTTCCCGTAACCGGACAAAGATTGTGGTGGCAAAGCTTAACAATGACGCGGGCCTTATTGGTGCGGCATTGTTAGAATCGTAG
- a CDS encoding ABC transporter permease — MAKYILKRILTAIPMVLFITILCFTLMHFSPYDAIDAMTNPRMSQETIDLIKAKYGYDQPLYIQYFRWLDGLMNGNYGYSIVTKQSIAADLSVRIPNTFKLVLPAYITAYFLAVVLGLLAGSHKNRAADKLIDGFSSVGIAVPSFWFSMLLIFVFGYKLKLLPFVGMNSVGMEASVADFMRHYIMPFSTLVFAFLPANIKFVRSSTLTQFSEDYVLVQQAFGASKREIMFKHVCKNVLLPVVTRLGMALPLLVTGAIITETVFGWPGVGPYFIKAIQGLDYPIVMIILVLSSTLVILGNLLSDILYCLIDPRIREMG, encoded by the coding sequence ATGGCCAAATATATATTAAAACGAATATTGACAGCCATACCCATGGTCCTTTTCATCACAATCCTGTGCTTTACCCTCATGCATTTTTCACCATACGATGCCATAGATGCCATGACAAATCCCAGGATGTCCCAGGAAACCATTGATTTAATTAAGGCAAAGTACGGATACGACCAGCCTCTTTATATTCAGTATTTCCGCTGGCTGGACGGACTGATGAATGGAAATTATGGATATTCTATTGTGACAAAGCAAAGCATTGCAGCGGATCTTTCCGTCAGGATTCCGAATACATTCAAGCTGGTGCTTCCAGCCTATATTACTGCTTACTTTCTGGCCGTTGTGCTGGGACTCTTGGCAGGCTCTCATAAAAACCGGGCAGCAGATAAGCTGATTGACGGTTTTTCTTCCGTTGGAATCGCAGTTCCTTCCTTCTGGTTTTCCATGCTCCTTATCTTTGTCTTTGGATATAAGCTGAAGCTTCTTCCCTTTGTTGGAATGAATTCCGTTGGTATGGAAGCCTCTGTGGCTGATTTTATGAGGCATTACATCATGCCCTTTAGCACCCTTGTATTTGCCTTTCTGCCTGCCAACATAAAGTTTGTCCGTTCCTCCACTCTGACTCAGTTTTCTGAGGATTATGTACTGGTGCAGCAGGCTTTTGGTGCCAGCAAGCGGGAAATCATGTTTAAGCATGTCTGCAAAAATGTACTCCTTCCGGTGGTTACAAGACTTGGAATGGCATTGCCGTTATTAGTAACCGGAGCCATTATCACAGAGACCGTATTTGGCTGGCCGGGGGTAGGTCCTTACTTTATCAAAGCCATTCAGGGCCTGGATTACCCCATTGTCATGATTATCCTGGTATTGTCCTCAACCCTGGTGATCCTTGGTAATCTTCTGTCGGATATTTTGTACTGCCTCATCGATCCGCGAATCCGGGAAATGGGGTGA
- a CDS encoding phosphatase, whose amino-acid sequence MIKHLTADLHTHTDVSKHGYSTVYENIMAAKAAGLTHVGISNHGPANDDGAPEGHFRNLRAIPEIVEGIRVYRGAELNITDYNGSIDLSGDTIRNRLDYTIASFHNEVISPGSLEDHTSAYLSIAANPLVDIIGHSGTPGFPYDYERVIPEFKRYEKAVEINEATFHVRKQSVENCMNIARLCALHGVFVIVNSDAHFCKLVGVFHNALEMLRQINFPEELILNEDGKRLEAWLQRRNLLKEQGI is encoded by the coding sequence ATGATAAAACATCTGACAGCTGATTTACACACCCATACGGATGTGAGCAAACACGGCTACAGCACCGTTTATGAGAATATTATGGCTGCAAAGGCGGCCGGGCTGACCCACGTTGGAATCAGCAATCACGGCCCGGCCAACGATGACGGAGCTCCGGAGGGACATTTTAGAAATCTAAGGGCCATACCTGAGATAGTAGAAGGCATCCGGGTCTACCGGGGAGCGGAGTTAAATATTACAGATTACAATGGAAGCATTGACTTAAGCGGCGATACCATAAGAAACAGACTGGATTATACCATTGCCTCCTTTCACAATGAGGTCATATCTCCAGGCTCGCTAGAAGATCATACAAGTGCTTATCTTTCCATAGCTGCCAACCCTCTGGTGGATATCATCGGACACAGCGGGACTCCCGGCTTCCCCTATGATTATGAGCGCGTGATACCTGAATTTAAGCGGTATGAGAAGGCAGTTGAAATCAATGAGGCAACCTTTCATGTGCGAAAGCAGTCCGTAGAAAACTGCATGAACATCGCCAGACTGTGCGCCCTTCATGGAGTTTTCGTGATTGTAAACTCAGATGCCCATTTTTGCAAGCTGGTAGGCGTGTTCCATAACGCCCTGGAAATGCTTCGTCAAATCAATTTCCCGGAGGAGCTTATTTTAAATGAGGATGGGAAACGTCTGGAAGCATGGCTGCAAAGGAGAAATCTATTAAAGGAGCAGGGGATATGA
- a CDS encoding ABC transporter ATP-binding protein: MEDSNNINKEILSARNVHTTFHTHGKSVQAVRGVSFHVGQKEILAVVGESGSGKSVLMKSIMGLMPDNAEITADEIRFLDRELTAMTPEQLRKIRGKEIAMVFQDPMTALNPLRTIGYHLMEVLKRHRNMSGKEAHNEAIEVLKQVGISSPEKRLMQYPHEFSGGMRQRALIAMALCCLPKLLIADEPTTALDVTIQAQILELLKKLQEENGMSVVLITHDLGVVASLSHRICVMYGGLIMEEGLTDEIFYAPKHPYTKALLRAIPKPQSGSRERLEAIPGMAPSLASPPPGCPFAERCKFACEACNQAIPQYRVYSDTQRALCIFSDEELNAMEQEVE; this comes from the coding sequence GTGGAAGATTCAAACAATATAAATAAAGAAATCCTGTCTGCCAGGAATGTACACACCACTTTTCATACCCATGGAAAATCGGTGCAGGCAGTACGAGGTGTCAGCTTCCATGTCGGGCAGAAGGAAATCCTTGCTGTGGTAGGAGAATCCGGAAGCGGAAAAAGCGTTCTCATGAAATCAATCATGGGACTGATGCCTGACAATGCAGAAATTACCGCAGATGAAATCCGGTTCCTGGACCGGGAGCTTACTGCCATGACGCCGGAGCAGCTAAGAAAGATACGGGGAAAGGAAATTGCCATGGTATTTCAGGATCCCATGACAGCCTTAAACCCTTTAAGAACCATAGGATATCATCTTATGGAGGTGTTAAAACGGCACCGTAACATGAGCGGAAAAGAAGCCCATAACGAGGCCATAGAAGTGCTGAAGCAAGTAGGAATTTCCTCTCCGGAAAAACGTCTTATGCAGTATCCCCACGAGTTTTCCGGCGGAATGCGCCAGAGAGCTTTAATAGCCATGGCCCTTTGTTGTTTGCCAAAGCTTTTGATCGCAGATGAGCCTACGACAGCTCTTGATGTGACCATTCAGGCTCAGATCCTTGAACTGTTAAAGAAGCTTCAGGAAGAGAATGGAATGAGCGTGGTGCTGATTACCCATGACCTTGGTGTGGTAGCAAGCTTAAGCCACAGAATCTGTGTGATGTACGGCGGACTTATTATGGAAGAGGGACTGACGGATGAAATCTTTTATGCTCCCAAACATCCTTATACAAAAGCCCTCTTAAGAGCTATTCCAAAGCCTCAGTCAGGAAGCCGAGAGCGGCTGGAAGCCATTCCTGGAATGGCCCCATCCCTGGCTTCTCCTCCCCCTGGCTGTCCCTTTGCCGAGCGGTGTAAATTCGCCTGTGAAGCATGTAATCAGGCCATACCACAGTACCGGGTGTATTCTGACACCCAGAGGGCTCTGTGCATCTTTTCTGACGAGGAGCTGAATGCCATGGAACAGGAGGTGGAGTAA
- a CDS encoding MgtC/SapB family protein, with protein MIHVQQMLAAVIEKYELGYQTSLFLRIVVAGVFGYLIGYERKSRYKGAGMRTHAIVAMGAALMMVVSKYGFRDIPNFDASRIAAQIVSGIGFLGAGVIFIKNNSVSGLTTAAGIWATAGVGMAIGAGCYYMGGGASLLLIFTQIILHDVPFLAKEPYRSMLKISTSNYDSLVKDLFNMLGEEKIRVLNVKIGKSKDITKVELDLLYPAGYEKNDLILKWSADKRIESING; from the coding sequence ATGATTCATGTTCAACAAATGCTGGCCGCGGTAATCGAAAAGTATGAACTCGGTTATCAGACCAGTTTGTTTTTAAGGATTGTTGTGGCAGGGGTATTCGGATATCTCATTGGATATGAGAGAAAAAGCCGTTACAAAGGAGCAGGAATGAGAACCCATGCCATTGTTGCTATGGGAGCTGCTCTCATGATGGTGGTCTCCAAGTATGGATTCAGGGACATTCCTAATTTTGATGCATCAAGAATTGCTGCCCAGATTGTTTCCGGAATTGGTTTTCTGGGAGCCGGTGTCATCTTCATTAAGAATAACTCCGTAAGCGGGCTGACCACAGCAGCCGGTATCTGGGCAACGGCAGGAGTCGGTATGGCCATCGGTGCCGGTTGCTATTATATGGGAGGAGGGGCCAGTCTGCTTCTTATCTTCACTCAGATCATACTTCACGATGTGCCGTTTTTAGCTAAGGAGCCATACCGGAGTATGTTAAAGATAAGCACCTCCAATTATGACTCGTTAGTCAAAGATCTTTTTAATATGTTAGGCGAAGAAAAGATTCGTGTGCTAAATGTAAAAATCGGAAAATCAAAGGACATCACCAAGGTAGAGCTGGACCTTCTCTATCCAGCGGGATATGAGAAAAATGACCTGATCCTTAAATGGTCCGCAGACAAACGAATCGAATCCATTAACGGTTAA
- a CDS encoding ABC transporter ATP-binding protein, with protein sequence MEQNNQEILLEAKNLCKYFPQKDFFGRKKAEVKAVDGINLAIRKGETFGLVGESGCGKSTLGRTLIRMYDPTSGSIHFKGQDITGWKGKQLLPIHKQMQIIFQDPYSALDPHLNVREIIKESLTAGGKMAASEMDGRIEELLKRVGMKPDDMHKYAYEFSGGQRQRIGIARALSVEPEFLLCDEPISALDVSIQAQVVNMLEDLQEELGLTYLFVAHDLSMVRHISTRIGVMYLGRLVEVADCDELYENPLHPYTKALLSAIPVADPKAARAASRLMLSGELPSPMDVPGGCHFHTRCMDVQKECEESIPGMREISPGHYVACSCI encoded by the coding sequence ATGGAACAGAATAACCAGGAGATCCTTCTGGAAGCGAAAAACTTGTGTAAATACTTCCCCCAAAAGGACTTTTTTGGGAGGAAAAAGGCAGAGGTAAAGGCGGTAGATGGCATCAATCTTGCCATCCGAAAAGGGGAGACCTTTGGTCTTGTGGGGGAGTCTGGCTGTGGAAAATCAACCCTTGGGCGGACGCTCATCCGCATGTATGATCCCACCAGCGGTTCCATCCATTTTAAGGGTCAGGATATTACTGGATGGAAGGGGAAACAGCTTCTTCCTATCCATAAGCAGATGCAGATCATTTTCCAGGATCCCTACTCAGCCCTTGATCCCCATTTAAATGTAAGGGAAATCATCAAAGAGTCCCTGACGGCCGGAGGAAAGATGGCTGCCAGCGAAATGGATGGAAGAATCGAAGAACTCTTAAAAAGGGTGGGAATGAAACCGGATGATATGCATAAGTATGCATACGAATTCTCCGGTGGACAGCGTCAGAGAATCGGAATTGCCAGAGCACTTTCCGTGGAACCAGAATTTCTTCTTTGTGATGAACCGATATCAGCTCTTGATGTGTCGATACAGGCACAGGTGGTGAATATGCTGGAAGATCTTCAGGAAGAATTAGGGCTTACCTACCTCTTCGTTGCCCATGATTTGTCCATGGTGCGTCACATATCCACCAGGATTGGTGTCATGTATTTAGGGCGGCTGGTAGAGGTGGCAGATTGTGATGAACTCTATGAAAATCCTCTTCATCCTTACACGAAAGCCCTTCTTTCTGCCATTCCTGTGGCTGATCCAAAGGCAGCAAGAGCGGCGAGCCGCCTTATGCTATCAGGAGAACTCCCAAGTCCCATGGATGTACCAGGCGGATGCCACTTCCATACCCGATGCATGGACGTTCAGAAAGAATGTGAAGAATCCATTCCAGGCATGCGCGAAATATCTCCGGGGCATTACGTGGCATGCTCCTGTATCTGA
- a CDS encoding ABC transporter substrate-binding protein, giving the protein MKKSLKKIGLALMTSMLVLGALTACGGKDPGAENNTSSGAAGETTKAGESLTGTKTGEDSTFTYAIAGDPGANVNVITTSDRFGLMTIKMIYSPLYMYNADGINYFLAKSVEPSEDKLTYTVHLRDDVKWSDGEKFTADDVVFTFDAMEKEENAGWAYSQLVYPEGSVKVAKVDDYTVTFTMPVVNAAAEEMISQIFIMPKHVYENVTSFENNEVNSKPVGTGPYVMSEYSAGSYVKFTKNENYFLGAPAIDNIVYRIIENENTAKTAIQSGEVDAWIGTPTQVEQMDLKSNNLTVHPYQEGRVGYLMMNSKRMTDENLRKAVLYAIDKKAIADAIFLDAANYDLPWSFMPPNSEFFTEDVEKYGQDLEKSKEFLAASGNKAPELTLAYSATDSIQSTTAILVQEQLQKVGIKVNLTGVDSTALSQQMKKEDNAYDMYFGGYIMGIDPDTFTSLFESGSGFNYMHYNYPEIDELFSQGRKETDKAKRKEIYTKLQQKIQDTACFYPLYSNKRLLVVSDRVTGIEDAKLVPVYTFEDTSKLKLK; this is encoded by the coding sequence ATGAAAAAATCACTTAAAAAAATTGGGTTAGCGCTTATGACCTCCATGCTGGTTCTTGGAGCGCTTACCGCATGCGGCGGGAAGGATCCGGGCGCAGAAAATAATACATCCTCCGGTGCGGCAGGGGAGACTACAAAAGCAGGTGAGTCTTTAACAGGAACAAAGACAGGTGAAGACAGTACCTTTACCTATGCCATTGCAGGCGATCCGGGAGCGAATGTAAACGTAATTACAACAAGCGACCGTTTTGGCCTTATGACAATTAAAATGATTTATTCCCCATTATATATGTACAACGCAGATGGAATCAACTATTTCCTTGCGAAAAGCGTGGAACCCTCTGAGGATAAATTGACCTATACCGTACATTTACGGGACGATGTAAAGTGGTCCGACGGAGAAAAATTCACAGCAGATGACGTAGTATTTACCTTTGATGCCATGGAAAAAGAAGAGAATGCGGGCTGGGCCTACTCTCAGCTTGTTTACCCGGAAGGCAGCGTTAAGGTTGCCAAGGTAGATGATTATACCGTTACCTTTACCATGCCAGTTGTCAATGCAGCAGCAGAGGAGATGATTTCCCAGATCTTCATCATGCCAAAGCATGTTTATGAGAATGTGACCAGCTTTGAAAACAATGAAGTGAATTCTAAGCCGGTTGGAACAGGCCCATATGTAATGTCAGAGTACTCCGCAGGTTCCTATGTGAAGTTCACAAAGAATGAGAACTATTTCCTGGGAGCACCTGCTATTGACAACATTGTTTACCGGATCATTGAAAATGAAAACACAGCGAAAACAGCCATTCAAAGCGGTGAAGTAGATGCCTGGATCGGAACTCCTACTCAGGTAGAGCAGATGGACTTAAAGTCTAATAACTTAACCGTTCATCCTTATCAGGAAGGCCGTGTCGGCTATCTGATGATGAATTCAAAGCGTATGACCGATGAGAACTTAAGAAAAGCAGTTCTTTACGCCATTGACAAAAAAGCCATTGCTGACGCTATTTTCTTAGATGCGGCAAACTACGATCTGCCATGGAGCTTTATGCCTCCTAACAGTGAGTTCTTTACAGAGGACGTAGAAAAGTATGGTCAGGACCTTGAAAAGTCAAAAGAATTTTTGGCTGCTTCCGGCAACAAGGCCCCTGAGCTTACCCTGGCATACAGTGCAACAGACAGCATTCAGTCAACCACTGCCATTCTTGTTCAGGAACAGCTTCAGAAGGTTGGCATTAAAGTAAACTTAACTGGCGTGGATTCCACTGCACTGAGCCAGCAGATGAAAAAAGAAGATAACGCATACGACATGTATTTCGGCGGTTATATCATGGGAATTGACCCGGATACCTTTACCAGCCTCTTTGAGAGCGGAAGCGGTTTTAACTACATGCATTATAATTATCCTGAGATCGATGAGCTGTTCTCTCAGGGACGGAAAGAAACCGACAAAGCAAAGAGAAAAGAAATCTATACAAAGCTTCAGCAGAAAATACAGGATACAGCCTGCTTCTATCCGCTGTACTCCAATAAGCGTCTTTTAGTGGTATCAGACAGAGTTACAGGCATCGAGGATGCAAAGCTGGTTCCTGTTTACACCTTTGAAGATACTTCCAAGCTTAAGCTCAAATAA
- a CDS encoding amino acid ABC transporter ATP-binding protein, translated as MPDMVKVENLKKNFGDLEVLKDISLTVKEGEKLVIIGPSGSGKSTFIRCINYLEEPTSGKITVAGTEVTKKNHLEMAKKYSSMVFQQFNLYPHLTVLENLTLAPIKLQHVPKEEAKKIALNCLERVGLKEKAGNYPVQLSGGQQQRVAIARALCTKQPLILFDEPTSALDPEMVQEVLSVMVELAQENITMICVTHEMGFARQVADRVIFMDGGYILEEGTPEHFFECPEHERTKAFLSKILH; from the coding sequence ATGCCAGATATGGTGAAAGTCGAAAACTTAAAAAAGAACTTCGGAGACCTTGAAGTTTTAAAGGATATCAGCCTGACGGTGAAGGAAGGTGAGAAGCTTGTTATTATAGGTCCTTCCGGTTCTGGAAAGTCCACCTTTATCCGGTGCATCAACTACCTAGAGGAGCCCACAAGCGGCAAAATTACAGTAGCAGGCACGGAAGTAACAAAAAAGAATCATCTGGAAATGGCAAAAAAGTATTCATCCATGGTCTTTCAGCAATTTAATTTATATCCCCATCTTACCGTCTTAGAAAATCTTACCCTGGCACCCATCAAGCTGCAGCATGTTCCCAAAGAAGAGGCAAAAAAGATTGCTTTAAATTGCCTGGAACGAGTTGGCCTTAAGGAAAAGGCTGGTAATTATCCAGTTCAGCTTTCCGGCGGACAGCAGCAGAGAGTTGCCATTGCAAGAGCCTTATGCACCAAACAGCCACTCATTCTGTTTGATGAGCCTACTTCTGCCCTTGACCCTGAGATGGTGCAGGAGGTTTTAAGCGTTATGGTAGAGCTGGCACAGGAAAATATTACGATGATCTGCGTGACCCATGAGATGGGCTTTGCCCGTCAGGTGGCGGACCGAGTAATTTTCATGGATGGCGGGTATATTCTTGAAGAGGGCACACCAGAGCATTTCTTTGAGTGCCCGGAACATGAAAGAACCAAAGCGTTCTTAAGCAAGATCCTGCATTAG